From Cotesia glomerata isolate CgM1 linkage group LG3, MPM_Cglom_v2.3, whole genome shotgun sequence:
tttacattagattcacTCGACCTCCTTAAGCGAACAATATTTGAGGCATTATTTTCAAATCAGCTTTGAAGATTTAAATTACAAacggaataaaaaaattgtaaggtTAATTTATCGTTTTATTCGAGAGTTATAGTGTTAACACCGCGATGTTTATACcgaaaatttcacttttttcttttaaattgctcgttaatactttatttttgtttcGGTATAAATTTTTCCACTATAACCgaatctaattatttaaaaaataaattcaaagttGAAATCAACAACTTCCATTTTTAGACGAACGTAATCCATGCTTTGACTATCTCCgcgtcaaaatttttatggcgtccaaaattaattcttagtttatctaatttaagtaaatctatttttttgacaactaTGTCTATACCTTTACCTCGGGCAGACAATACTGCAACAGCAAAGGTGACCAAAAGTAGAAAAACTAGTAACTTAGTCAtcgcaaaaaaatgtttaagttCCACGAAGGTAAAAATCTCGAAAGGTTTCTTGCAAGGTGTGATTGTAAACTGACTCAAAAGTTTCTCTTCTCgtctttatatattaaactCGTTCCCGTTATGTGGTATTATAAATGGAGACAGTGTAACTAAGAAagtaaaatgagaaaaaaaatacatcaaatgctaagaaaaaaaatatttctcagtGGTTAACAACCGGAATTCTTTTTGTAATTGACGTGATGAgtattcataataaatgaaaataaataaagataataaaaaaaaaaatctatgttATGTACAGCTATTTCTCGTAGTTCGAATTGGAAGTTATGgaaatttccattatttaTGCTCGTTTGCTGATGAATGACTCAGAGTGGAcgtatgaaaattttccattacTTATTTTGAAACCTTTTAATGCGCAATAAGCGAAATTTTGTctttggatattttttaaaaaaattttgtaatttttattggaatttttGTAAGGGTCTGATTAAAGACTCCTTTTTCGtgcttttctttttaataaaatgtgcaattttttaataaaaagtaatttatagaaatttttaaacaattttatttttcaactgaagaaataaaaattttttttgtactaacTTTCTGTTGAAAAAAGGTGTATAAATTTGGACATAACGAATTTTGGATGATAATTCGcaagttgtttatttaaaattatttttttcaaatcaaaaaatatttttttttattttaacaagaaAGTAaatgtgagaaaaattttaatcttcagttaagaaataaaattgtttaaaatcttttacaaatcaatttcttgtcacaatattcctttttttcaaaagaaattttttctctcagtgtagttTGCAGaggttcaaattttaatttaaaacgatGATTTAAACCTCAACGATctatttaaagaatattaagaatgaaattattattttacagtaaataaaaagtctaattaaaaaaattaaaaaggctTATAaggttcaattaaattttctaatttttattgctaaaaatttgttctgctaaataaatctaattttGAGACCagaaaatcatcaaaaaaaaagttttaaccCCTTACCTTCTGATAATCTAAAATATCTCCGCGTATGATAAGTAGAGAGAGCGCGAATCACACCCCGCGAGGTTGTGTGAGTAAAGCGCGGAGTAATATCATGATATAGTGTTATATTACCGCGAGTACTTTTCCACTGATTTTAACCCCACTCGACAGACATTTACAGGGCCGTAGGTGAAAATGTATCCATATTGAATttctgtgaatttttttatactttttgtATGTCCTCTTACTACACGTGCTGTGGTAAAGAGTCGGGTTTCAAGGCTAAGCGCTAAAGGGTTAAGATTAGATAATCCGTAAAAATTTTCGGATCCGGTCATATTATGTATAAATTATACactaatagaaggatttatttgtattaaaaaatatttgttaatagttaacaatattttaaatattaatacatttttttaaatactaagaaatattcgttaaggactaaaaagtggtctctaataaatgacttgttaaatattaacaaatatttttaactataaacaaatccttctatcagtgtatcaaTATATCTACGGTGgatgaaaacaaaatttatgaaaatattttttgataaatttatttttgcggTATTATATAACTTGTTGCCTGCAAACGATCcaacaaaaaatttggagttaTGCAAAAAAACCCCTTTTTCGAAATCTTTTGATGATATCTCTTAAACGAAAGTGATCGGTACAgaattgcaaaaattattccaaaaatacatttttggaaaattttatttttgagattatgCTGAgtagattttttagtttaacttGCTGTGAgcattttttagatttttttttcgtgagaGTCATCCAAAGTGGATAAAACCAGACTTATCgataattttgtgaaattatttttaacaattttttaaaaattaaataattattttaattgtacctatataataaaataagaaatgacccAGTcgctttggaaaaaaaataaaactttgttACCGGAGGTTttcaaaaaaaagattaaagtTGAATTTTAACTCCGATTGTAAATCACTGTGATATTATTCAAACATTACTtgcgtatttatttatttatttatcatacatacataggtgtttgttgtaaaaaatatacaatttaataaagtttGCTGTATCTTTATTGTGATTACATGAAGGATAATgcattaaagcaaattttatctttaactTACATTCtaatctaaaatatatatcttttGAAGAAGGTCATTGTTATAATATCAAATTGATATCATTCGTCAATTTTCATCACTGGTTTTTTTGTGTCAGCATCATTTTGATGATCCAACTAACTACGGCAGCGGCAAACTCCCTGTTCACACCAGCCTCCATCGAATCCCTTGACTTTGCAGTAGGCCGTACAAGCAGCGTCACCTGCTCCCACTGCTGAGAGATCACAGGTATCCCGCGGCAAGCGAAGATGCTTTTCTAGCTTCTGCTGAATTTGttcttctgaaaaaaaaaaaccttaagTTTTTCCCGactgtaatattttaaataattaaattgatgaCATGCCATGTAGGTTAACTGGTAGAGTTCCTGATGTGTAATTATAGAGgtccgggttcgattcccggctTAGTTTCAAtcgccaaatttttcaaacttgtTCTttgcttttaattaatttttaattcgtgAAATACTTCAAGCTCGTTTCTATTCAAGAATGCATGAATTGCATCAACTTATGTGAAGTAAAAAATTGTCTCGATCTTTTTAgtgatatgaaaattttcattccgATTTACTTGAATTACCCctgattagaaaaaataattcaaaacgaccgacaattttaattcttgattaggaaattcaaaagtattgcaaaaaattcaaatttcgttttttccaatattttttaattcgttttattttttttaatcaggaaCATATCACTAGGCAGACCAAAAGGCATGAAAAAACCAAATTAACTATTggataattttgtaataaaatattgtgttTACCTTCAACAGGTGCAGAAAATACAGCGACTGCAGTTGCgatcaaaagtaaaaaaaccaGGAATTTAGCCATCGTAAAAACAAagtaaaactttgaaaataatatttttaggtCAATAAAGTTTCTTATGAAGCTCGATTGCTAACTGCTTCGTAAGTTCTCATTTGcctttatatataaaatagatttttgttgtttttttctattaataaatcataaattgaTTACGAAAATAGTTATGAGGGTTCTCGGAATATTCAACCACGGAcacaattagaaaaaaaaaattgttgtttgtttattaaaatacattCCAACGGAAGGGACTAAGAAGTCTCTGGATTTTTGTCTTAAAAACAACTTTCCTTATCTTTATTAGTTTGTAAGCGACAGAAATGAATaacgaatttattttttattcagttaTCTATTTATATATCTTATAGGGGATCTCGGACAAATACAAGATCATCGATTTCATCAATATgtcttttatgaaaataatatttgtttgagtatttattaatacttaagtaatattaattgtgttcATCTAggctaataaatggagagccggtttttttgtcctttttttttttttttaactgaaactttcaatactcattacaattttttttttcatatcaattattattcatttttgtaagaaagacgcgggaatgttataatgattgcacattaaaagttacaatgaatagtagctaaaataattacatggataaaaagcgcatgccaattcgatagaattgggaatctgtgcaagttaAAACAAttctctaattaaatttcaagtctagatataaaaatgcaattctataaagcgcccagtagagcgggcgagtaacagctacacggagagaatttTATGTTAACGGCAACCATCTCTATTTTGTAGCTTCTACTATCCAGGATGGTTATTAACTTTTGCAAAGTTGAGATGATAAATGCAACTATCCGGCGATTGTAATTAGTACAATCAGTATATAGTAATTCCCGCAATTATGATGATACGGTTTATTATCTAGATGGTAACTTTTACCATCGGAGATAGTTAAAATCATCATGATTGCaatcatataaaaaactatacaggaagtataaaaaactaaactttttcgattttagagtcagaatataataacattctaatgttTGACATAAGAGTgagtattgaaaaaagtatatctatattattaagagaataacaagaattttgtctccaggatagtcatatgataaaatgggtttttttagtgaaatttagtgtcattgcaaaggtcttgacttgaatttgcgCCTTTTCAACGTTTCAtatatcattctcatcgaCAGTCAATTTATCATGATAAGTGGACTCTGTTATGCAATAATGTGTTAAGTACGTAGGATTTCCATAGCACAACAGATTAATGTATAACAGTATccaagtatttaggctgcattcggaAATGCTCCATTtctagacacataattaagaaatgaccttttatcttgttaaatattgacatttttaaagatataagctcatcccgacattacactcatcgagacctttcatttgagtacccacatcaattttccatatattttatatatttatatatatatgtatacatcaaaaatatattaaaaatgcatgtgggtactcgaatgaaagctcttgattagtgtgacatcaggatgagcttacacctttaaaaatatcaataattaagaaatgaccttgtatcttgtaaactattgacatttttaaatatataaattcacCCAGACATTACagtcatcgagacctttcatttgaatacccacatcaatttttcatatattttatatatttatatatgaaaaatatatcaaaatacgtatggatactcaaataaaaactcttgatgagtgtaacattgggatgagcttatatcttcaaaaatgtcaatatttaaaaaagtacagtgcaatttaacaaaagtcattatttaataaagcgaaatttttgtttatttataattcacaagtcacggtagTTACATAGTGACTAATCATATTACTAGCTGCGATGGTAATAATTACCATCATGATTGTAGAATTTACAATCAACATGATTTTAGCGGTTAACATATATTATGATTAAGTTTACCATCTTTAAGTTACCAACCAgatggtaataattattatccaGATGGTAAATGTAACTATCTGGATGGTTCAGTTAACAATTTGGATAGTTCTTGCAATCATTCATACAAAGAAGCCTGTTTTTACAACACTCGGATAGTTGTATTTACCATTaaattctctccgtgtagtattttatattttattattgagatTATgctgagtaaattttttagttaattaataaaaatcaggTTGATCAGACCACAAACGCAATGTTGACAATTATTTCACACTTTATTGCAACGTTTCGTCGGACATCCCGACTTCTTCAGGCAATCTACAAAAAcatacattaaataaatacattgtTAAATAAACCTGTCAAATTACAAATTGTCAAAACATTAAGtcataaatatcattttttcaatacatataaaattacaatattccATAAAATGTtatatacaaaattattttttatatattcaaattaaacGCATACAAATACATaacaaaacataaattttttagtttagttttctccttcaaaaaattcaaaaattttactcaaaaaaaatctaaaagctTTCTGTATAGTCTTCTTTTtcatttaaagtaattttttccaaaccTGCTTCTGAAATAATCCCAATCGACTTGACCTTACGTCGTTACAAATTTGTGTCTTACTATTTATACCCATTTCATCAACCGATAACTGTCTTTAGTCTTGCAAGCGGCAAATTTTAACTCGCTCTTGTCAACTGCAacccaaaaataataataataataattacaataacaaacaataagtttaattaaacttaaactttgattataaattacagTATTAttgttcaatatttaaatgacttgTGAATTAGCGATCAATTTATCGCTCTTTTTTTACGTCGAGTTTTATCCTCAAAAAGCCTCCATGGATGATTACAACGAACTGTTCAGAgttaaactcaattttttttttgtcagtaTCACAAGTTATAAGCAGATTTATCATCacaaatttctaaattactccCAAATTTTGGTGTAAGTaaagtaaaattgaaaattaaaatttaagaagttATCAAAAAGCTTATGAATGGCAAGAGAAAGATTTGTTTTACTTTTCAGGGcgataatttatagttaaacacatttaaaatcttttacttttttgtaaaatttcactgtttattaaattaatgttatgtaacaataatatcaataataacaatatggaatattgttttttttttttttttttttttttttaacagcaaCGGCAAGATCCGTTTTCGCTGTAACCTCCAGAGTATTTCTTGTAAATCAGGCATTCGTGTGAACAATTGTATACATCTTCAGGAACGGACCCTGATGGATCccgagtgaaaattttttcacacttAGAAAAATGTGAATTTTGCTTATGTGGCTTTTCTGACTGGGCTGGATTTTCATCtgtgataaaaaaagattttatttaatatatttttccttGATGAATATTCCCTCTCTTATAGAAAAAGTATAAATCTTTAAAagtcattgataaaaaatactcaaaaaaattttccaaaatcaGTAAGAGCTAAATGGCTTTTGTATGtgatatatgtaaaaaattgttcatatatatttcgtaaaaaaaattattgatgtcTGATAAGTCtgtctataattttttatatatctcaATTTACTAATATATAGCCGGATTAGAAAATCTTTTTCTTGGAGGATGATATTCTTCCTCAATTTagcaatttttgttttagataaataattctgaagaaactgtaaaattattatgcatagatcgaaaaaaaaaaatgaacgattcaagataaaaattctcaagcaaagaaaataattccaaagagtttcattgttttaaatcacgaaaaaaattttttaatcaagaatttttctaaaaaatcaagttaatttttttttaatctactaacaaattgaaatttaaaaaaatcaataagaCATTGAATATTTTCGTCGGGTAATTGTATTCACGCATTTATTCCGCTtgtggaattatttataaaattctctaTTTATTAGCTTgcaatcattaaataaaaataagatgaCATTAATTTCAggctcaaaatttatttacaatttcttATGATCTGTCAATGagttcaaatttaattttattgattaaaataaataaaacatttaattattgacattttgacgTCAATCCATTTTATTTGACATGACCTTGTTAgttctttaataattaaataaataaataaataatttaagataCTCAtatagtgaaaataaaatgtaaaatatcttgtttgaaataaatcaacaatttataaacaaaaaagtaTTATATTCACCTGTAGTTGGTGCAGACAATACAGCAACTGCAGTTGCAATCAAAAGGAAGAAAACTAGGAGTTTGGccattgtgaaaaaattaagattcagATTATATTAATAACGTTTCTTGCGAAGCTCAACTGCTCACTGATTCTTAAATTCTTCTTTGcctttatatataaaatcgATTTCCGTTATTTCTCAGTATTAATAAGTTATAAGTTTGTTGCAGAACGAGAACATCAGACATCGAAACAAGCTGCCTAATAATAATATCCTTGTCTTACTAAtgtatacagggtgtcccagaagtaacggacgccattgtagcatctgatgaaaaaaataattctgagacgaaaagtccttagccattttttaattaacctcatagataattaattattaattaaaaataacgtctctttattttttagagaaagagcgccagtgtccagtaaagtgcGTGCCAAataaagacacaactaactgtatagCCTAcctagtcacacatatttacttacgcattcacacgtgcaagcgtcttcgttttgaacgcacttgactggacactagtgctctctctctaacgtataaaaggacgttattgtaattaataattaattatctatgcgtctgattgaaaaatagctaaggacttttcgtctcagaattattttgtttatcagatgctacaatggcgtccgttacttctgggacaccctgtataacaattattaatttctgggGTTATTCCCAGAATATCGTTATTAATTTACAGacgtttaatatttataatgtaaaggAATCCTGGATAGAtactcataataaaatttgaacgTTTTACtctttgtaattatttttatcttattaagTTTCAGGTCCTATCTTTTTCTCTCTTTGCAGATttacactgagagacaattttatttaatagtaataaaaaattttaaattggagttgaaaaaaaaacttattagttaatattaataaaattatatttcatatgaataaaattttattagtatttaataaaaattttcacagtaaaatcttttaataaatatttcaataaataaatagtataaagattttttaactagACATCCTAACCTAACCTACTTGTTTACTTCCCCTTCCCCTTTTTTAgcaaaataaatagtaataaaattttattactattaaataaaattgtctctcaatgtataaatttttcttaaacaaataaaactttaataaaatatgtaattattagaggtgttggtgataaaaaatatacaatttaataaattcctttgcatttttattgtgattatttgaagaataattcactgtataaaattttatcttaaaattatattagaatttagaatatttttttcaaaacggtTACAGATATATAGGTTATCCATTTAATGCTATTTGCCAATTTTTGCCACCGAGTATTCTGTGTCGACATCATTTTGATGACCCAACTAACGACGGCAATGACAGACGTCATTCTCACACCAGCCTCGTGTGCATCCCTGGGTTAGGCAGTGGAGCGCACAAAATGTGTGACCTGGATTTGATCTATTGAGAACATCACAGGTAACCCGTCGAAAACGAAGGTGCTTTTCTGGCTCTTGCTGAATTTGTTCTTctgcaaaaaaaaaccttAAGTTTTTCCTGAtcgtaatattttaaataattaagttgaTGAAATGTAATATAAGTAAATGTGAATGgttattttcaattctttaCATGCTATCCATCCGTACTTATATAAACCTAGTAGGTTAACTGGTAGAGTTCCTGATATGTAATTATAGAggtctgggttcgattcccggctTAGTTTCAATccccaaatttttcaaagttgttctttgctttaaattaatttttaattcagttGCGATCAAAAGTAAGAAAACCAGGAATTTGGCCATCGTAAAAACAaagtaaaactttaaaaataatattttcaggtcaataaagttttttatgaAGCTCGATTGTTAACTGATTCGCAAGTTCTTATATTCGcatttatatatgaaattcAATTCTCCATATATTTTAAGGAATCGTAAGTTTGTAGCAGAAATAGTTAATGGGATTCCCAAAATAATCAATCACCGACACAATCAAAGAAAACGAAAAAACTAATGTTGTAGTTTGTTTGCCCAATAACATTTTATATACACgcataaatagtatattacacacctagggaagtaaagtaagaaatgtctcagatcacatgtaattgtcggccgaggcgaagccgaggttgacaaacatgtgatctgaggctttcttttttacttcccgtggagtgtatactatttttttgctcgacgaaggcagaaagcggcactttcgtttagcgcagcgggccgaaagttgacgctttctgcccgtcgagcaaaaaatgattttgttgaaataacaaaagacgggataactgaaaaatatgttctggtaacaaatgagtgtTGTTATAGTAACAAATTCATTAGTCGCATTcacaaaatgtttcaagttgtactaa
This genomic window contains:
- the LOC123260315 gene encoding U-Asilidin(12)-Dg3b-like — encoded protein: MAKFLVFLLLIATAVAVFSAPVEEEQIQQKLEKHLRLPRDTCDLSAVGAGDAACTAYCKVKGFDGGWCEQGVCRCRS
- the LOC123260314 gene encoding U-Asilidin(12)-Dg3a-like isoform X2, which gives rise to MAKFLVFLLLIATAVAVFSAPVEEEQIQQEPEKHLRFRRVTCDVLNRSNPGHTFCALHCLTQGCTRGWCENDVCHCRR